The Carassius carassius chromosome 16, fCarCar2.1, whole genome shotgun sequence genome window below encodes:
- the LOC132160198 gene encoding oxysterol-binding protein-related protein 1-like has translation MEELELDPEEHFLRDARNGNLEGIQKLLMSKIKEEAKININCKGKSKSNHGWTPLHLACYFGHRDVVEALLKAGADANLPNNVGDTPLHKAAFTGRKEVVMLLLQYDACASVINGMAQIPKHITQSDEIKSMLEAAERTEERKLEEQLLEAAREGAISTLTRLLNMKKPPNINCTDLLGNTPLHCAAYRGQKQCAVKLLQHKASPNIKNKNDQTVFDLVNDAEMMQIITGNVMKGMTRHVKMFEGPLWKSSRFFGWRSYWVVLQDGVLSWYPKQSDADSNTLRQGCKPLTQAQCISKAKENSYFTIKCFDNSVHHFKVSQKNNSEATRKRWLEAIEEHSAFSTHYCSQDQDSEEEDDNVVSVHELSDSLQQAEACHQRLETEMLALLSMVKEDGQAERIPGAIVQKLKEVCEASSETCSSLHHSLGLFSKQEGTRSLKLEQVEEKNKILSEALQTLATEHHELEQSVVKGSSYRSVLSGDEFYDALSDSDSEPSLSGCETAGHLYEDEEDFRSELYCSISSNLSDRMSQDDPRGEEEDDDEVDRVDGQRKHRASLPAPMLSRNDFSIWSILRKCIGMDLSKITMPVIFNEPLSFLQRLTEYMEHTYLIHQANASDDSIERMKSVAAFAVSAVASQWERTGKPFNPLLGETYELVRDDLGFRLISEQVSHHPPVSAFHAEGLQKDFVFHGSIYPKLKFWGKSVEAEPKGIITLELPKHNEAYTWMNPTCCVHNIIVGQLWIEQYGNVEIINHRTGEKCCLSFKPCGLFGKELHKVEGYILDKSKKKVFNLYGKWTECMYIVDTATFETHMKNVKKASEDKKSSKQSSESEETPQPGGDSLEVIPGSHLLWRIAPRPVNSAQMYSFTTFAMQLNELDKEIETVIPKTDSRLRPDIRAMENGDIDLASEEKKRLEEKQRAARKNRSKSDDEWKTRWFHQGPNPHNGSQDWLFSYDYWDRDYSQVPDIY, from the exons ATGGAGGAGCTGGAGCTGGATCCGGAGGAGCACTTCCTCCGGGACGCCAGGAACGGGAACCTAGAAGGGATACAGAAGCTGTTGATGTCCAAGATAAAGGAGGAGGCCAAAATTAACATCAACTGCAAGG GCAAGAGCAAATCTAATCATGGCTGGACTCCCCTTCATCTGGCCTGCTACTTTGGACACAGGGATGTTGTTGAGGCCTTATTGAAG GCAGGAGCAGATGCCAATTTGCCAAATAATGTCGGAGATACGCCTCTCCATAAAGCAGCATTCACTGGGAGAAAA GAGGTTGTCATGTTGCTTCTTCAATACGACGCTTGCGCTTCTGTCATCAACGGGATGGCCCAGATACCTAAACACATTACCCAGAGTGATGAGATTAAAAGCATGTTGGAGG CTGCTGAGAGAACTGAAGAGAGGAAACTAGAGGAGCAGCTGCTGGAGGCGGCGCGAGAAGGAGCCATATCTACCCTCACAAGACTG CTAAACATGAAGAAACCCCCGAACATAAATTGCACGGACTTGTTGGGAAACACACCGCTGCATTGCGCCGCTTACAGAGGCCAGAAACAGTGCGCCGTCAAACTCCTGCAGCACAAGGCCAGCCCCAACATCAAGAACAAAAACG ATCAGACTGTTTTTGATTTGGTTAACGATGCAGAAATGATGCAGATCATTACTGGAAATGTTATGAAA GGCATGACGCGACATGTTAAAATGTTCGAGGGGCCTCTTTGGAag agTTCAAGGTTTTTCGGCTGGCGCTCTTACTGGGTAGTTCTTCAGGATGGAGTCTTGTCATGGTACCCTAAACA GTCAGATGCAGACTCAAACACACTCCGGCAAGGTTGCAAACCACTGACACAAGCACAGTGCATA AGTAAAGCGAAAGAAAACAGCTACTTCACGATCAAGTGCTTTGACAACAGTGTTCACCATTTCAAAGTGTCGCAGAAGAACAACTCTGAAGCCACCAGAAAA AGGTGGCTGGAGGCCATAGAGGAACATTCAGCCTTCAGCACTCATTACTGCTCACAAGACCAAGACAgcgaggaagaagacgacaacgTTGTGTCTGTACATGAGCTTTCTGACTCACTTCAG CAGGCCGAGGCATGCCATCAGAGACTGGAGACAGAGATGTTGGCCCTCCTGTCCATGGTCAAAGAAGATGGCCAGGCCGAAC GAATCCCTGGAGCCATCGTTCAGAAGCTGAAGGAGGTTTGTGAAGCCTCCAGTGAAACCTGCTCCTCACTGCACCACAGTCTGGGGCTTTTTTCCAAACAGGAAGGA ACACGCAGTTTGAAACTGGAACAGGTAGAGGAGAAGAATAAAATCCTGTCGGAGGCTCTGCAGACGCTGGCGACTGAACATCATGAGCTGGAGCAGTCGGTGGTCAAAGGATCGTCGTACCGCAGCGTCCTCAGCGGAGACGAGTTCTACGACGCTCTGTCCG ATTCGGACTCTGAGCCCTCACTGAGCGGTTGTGAAACAGCCGGCCATTTGTACGAAGACGAAGAGGACTTCAGATCCGAGCTCTACTGCAGCATCTCAAGTAATCTCAGCGACAGGATGTCCCAGGATGACCCTCGTGGAGAGGAAGAGGACGATGATGAGGTGGACAGAGTGGACGGACAGAGGAAGCACAG GGCAAGTTTACCAGCACCCATGCTCTCCAGAAATGACTTCAGCATCTGGAGCATACTGAGGAAGTGCATTGGGATG GATCTGTCTAAGATCACCATGCCtgttatttttaatgagccgCTGAGCTTTCTACAAAGACTAACAGAATATATGGAGCACACATACCTCATCCATCAGGCCAATGCTTCAGACGACTCTATTGAGAGAATGAAg AGTGTGGCCGCCTTTGCTGTATCAGCCGTGGCGTCCCAGTGGGAAAGGACGGGTAAACCCTTCAACCCCCTGCTAGGAGAAACGTACGAGTTAGTCAG GGATGATCTCGGTTTCCGGCTGATTTCGGAACAAGTGAGCCACCATCCTCCCGTCAGCGCCTTTCACGCAGAGGGTCTGCAGAAGGACTTTGTGTTTCATGGCTCAATCTACCCCAAACTGAAGTTCTGGGGCAAAAGTGTGGAGGCCGAACCTAAAGGCATCATCACTCTAGAACTTCCCAA GCATAATGAGGCATACACATGGATGAACCCCACGTGTTGTGTTCACAACATCATTGTGGGACAGCTGTGGATCGAACAGTACGGCAACGTGGAGATTATCAACCACAG AACTGGTGAAAAATGCTGTCTGAGTTTCAAACCGTGTGGCCTTTTTGGCAAAGAATTACATAAGGTTGAAGGCTACATCCTGGACAAGAG CAAAAAGAAAGTGTTCAACCTTTATGGGAAATGGACGGAGTGCATGTACATAGTTGACACAGCTACATTTGAAACTCACATGAAGAACGTTAAGAAAGCATCAGAAGACAAGAAAAGCAGTAAACAG TCATCAGAGTCAGAAGAAACACCTCAGCCAGGAGGAGATTCACTGGAGGTGATCCCAGGAAGTCATTTGCTCTGGAGAATAGCACCTAGACCAGTCAACTCTGCCCAG ATGTACAGCTTCACTACATTCGCAATGCAGCTCAATGAGCTGGACAAAGAGATTGAAACGGTCATCCCGAAAACGGACAGCAGACTGAGGCCAGACATACGAGCCATGGAGAACGGAGACATCG ACCTGGCCAGTGAGGAGAAGAAGAGATTGGAGGAGAAACAGAGGGCAGCACGTAAGAACCGCTCTAAGTCGGATGATGAGTGGAAGACGAG GTGGTTTCATCAAGGTCCAAATCCACACAATGGCTCTCAGGACTGGCTGTTCTCCTATGACTACTGGGACCGTGATTATTCTCAAGTACCGGACATCTACTGA